The sequence below is a genomic window from Microbacterium sp. SORGH_AS_0888.
CCCGGTGTGTGCGGGTGGCGGATGTGGGGGAGGGGATGGCGGAGCTCATCGCGACGCTCCCGTCGTTGTTGGCGCATGCGGTGTACGACCGGTTGACGGCGCAGGGTCGGGCGGTCGACGACGCCCGCACCCGGGCCCGGGCCCGCAGAGCCCAGCGCTCGGATGAGCGTGCGGGCCAGCATGGAGGCGAGGCGAGCGGAGGGGGTGCGGGCGACGGTTCTCCGAACGGGTTCTACGAGAGCCTGGTCCCGACGGATGTGGTCGCGTCGGACGAGCGGGGGATGGATCAGATCCGGGCGGACATCCTCACCGACATGCTCTTGACCGGTGACCCGTACGCGGATCCCACCCGCGAAGGAGACGGACCGGGCGTGCTGGGCGCGATCCGCGCGAGAGTGCAGGTCACAGTCCCTGCGCTCACCGCCCTTGCCACCGACGACGGCCCGGCGGATCTGACCGGCCATGCACCGATCGACCCGGTCACGGCACGGAGACTGCTCGGCACGACCGCGCACCCGTTGGAGCGGTTGCTCACCCACCCGGTGACGGGGTCGGTGGTGGAGGTCGACACGTACCAACGCCCCGCGTCTTTGGACAGGTTCCTGCGCGCCAGAGACCAGCACTGCCGGTTCCCCGGGTGCCGCCTTGCCGCGATCCGCTGCGAACTCGACCACACCCGGGACTGGGCCAAAGGGGGGAAGACGCACCGGGGCAACCTCGCCCACCTGTGCCAGCGCCACCACTCCATGAAACAGTTCACCCCCTGGCACGTCACCCAGCACGAGGGTGGGACCCTGCACTGGACCTCCCCCTCCGGACGCGTGTACACCGATGTCCCCGCACCCCCCGTCACCTTCATCCCCGACGATCAAGAAGCGCCGCCCGGGGCGAGCCGTACCGCCACCGGCCGGGATGGACCTCCGCCCTTCTGAGGCGGTGCGCCGGTGACAGACACGCACCGAGAGAAGAAGTCACCCCCGTGCCGCTCATCCTCCTGACGGGCCTATCGGTCGTCGCGCTGTGGTCCGTGGTCGCTCACCGTCTCGAACGCTGGGGCATCGCGGCGACGAGGCGTTCGCCTCGCTCGAGGTCATGGTGTTCACGGTGCTCGGCAGCATCCCGCTGCACGGCATCATCGCTCCGGCGGCTCTTCGGCGGAGAGCCGCTCGATCCGCAGGATGACGCGATCGCCGGCGCGCCGCTGCACGCGACGCACGAACCGCTCCACACCGAGGATCGCTCCGTACTGCCAGCCGTACTTCGCCCGCAACGCGCGGCCCGCCGCCGGATGCTCGTCGGCGGCGCCGAGGATCCGGCCGGTCGCCATCACGACAGGGCCCTCCGGTGCGGGCTTCCCGGCCCGCCCGCACGGCTGCAGCAGCACCCGTGGGTCGCGTCGCAGACGCTTGACCTTCCCGGTCTCGCGCTCCGAGGTCACGACGAGCGCGTCGCCGTCGGGCGCGATCCAGACCGGCACCGACACGAGCTCACCGGTCTTGCGGTAGGTGCCGAGCAGCACGAACGGCGCCGCGCCGATAGCCGCCCAGTCAGCCTCGCTCGGCGCACGCGCCGCATCCTGTGTCATCCCCGGTCACCGCTCCCGCGGGAGCGGCTCCTCGTCGGCTTCGAGCTCCTCGTCGGGGTCGACCGACGAGTCGTCCGCCTCGCTCGCCTCGACAGCCGCGGCAGCCTGCGCCTCCGACTCGGCGACCGCTGCCTCTTCTTCGCGCTGCTCGCGCCGTCTCTCACCGAACACGGTCTCCCTCTCCGCTCACCTGTGCGCCCACAGTACGACCCATCGGGTCCGGCGTGCAGCCCCTTGCGTGCGGGGTCAGTGCGCGCGACCCGTGAAGTGGTCCATCGAGGAGTAGACGTGGAAGACCCGGCCGGCCACCGCATCCCACGCACGGGTCGGCAGTGCTCCCCGCAGCGCCATCGCCAGCTTCACCGTCCACGGACGCAGGACGAGCGGCGTGCCGCGCAGCATCCCGCGCCAGGCTGCATGCGTCGCCTGCCTCGGGGTCAGGATCGGCGTCAGCAGCGGGCCTCGCGCGCCCGCGAACATGCCGGTCGACACGTAGCTCGGGCAGAACGTCGTGACGGAGATGTGCCGGTGGCCTGCGCGCGCCAGCTCGAGTCGGAGAGACTCGCTCCAGCCGATCATGGCCCACTTCGACGCCGCGTACACGCTCATGTTCGGGTTCGCGAGCGTCCCTGCGGCCGAGGCGATGTTCAGGATGCGCTTGGCGCGGTCGCGGTCCGCGATCAGCTCCGGGAGGAACTCGCGGGTCAGCCACATCGCGGCGAGCGTGTTGATCCGGATCGTCGCCTCGATGTCGCGCTCCGGGTCGTGCTCCCAGAAGGGCGCACCGCGGACGACGCCCGCATTGTTGACGAGGATGTCGGGGACCCCCAGCTCGGCGCGCAGCGTCTGCGCGGCCGCGCCGATGTCGTCCCGCTGCGACACGTCGACCCGGTAGCCGCGCACATCCACGCCCGACGCCGACAGGTCCCGGGCGAGGGCTACGACCGCCGGCGCGTCGATGTCCCACAGGGCGACCGAGCGCGCGCCCCCCGCGACCGCTCGCCGTGCGTACAGCTCGCCC
It includes:
- a CDS encoding SDR family NAD(P)-dependent oxidoreductase — its product is MGEDVVRGARVLITGGARGMGELYARRAVAGGARSVALWDIDAPAVVALARDLSASGVDVRGYRVDVSQRDDIGAAAQTLRAELGVPDILVNNAGVVRGAPFWEHDPERDIEATIRINTLAAMWLTREFLPELIADRDRAKRILNIASAAGTLANPNMSVYAASKWAMIGWSESLRLELARAGHRHISVTTFCPSYVSTGMFAGARGPLLTPILTPRQATHAAWRGMLRGTPLVLRPWTVKLAMALRGALPTRAWDAVAGRVFHVYSSMDHFTGRAH
- a CDS encoding HNH endonuclease signature motif containing protein, producing MARSAGVGFTDGQWAELASLVRELESAQAVICAGEAARARALARAGDLVDRLTAGEPVAVVAQDIALRGVAAEVAGVLRVTDRWAQRQVVEAGDLVASYPDVVAAWEAGRITRGHVAVITELGAPLPAAARLVFAEAAVGVCEAETPNRARGRLAVVAERLHPRSFAERHAQARETRCVRVADVGEGMAELIATLPSLLAHAVYDRLTAQGRAVDDARTRARARRAQRSDERAGQHGGEASGGGAGDGSPNGFYESLVPTDVVASDERGMDQIRADILTDMLLTGDPYADPTREGDGPGVLGAIRARVQVTVPALTALATDDGPADLTGHAPIDPVTARRLLGTTAHPLERLLTHPVTGSVVEVDTYQRPASLDRFLRARDQHCRFPGCRLAAIRCELDHTRDWAKGGKTHRGNLAHLCQRHHSMKQFTPWHVTQHEGGTLHWTSPSGRVYTDVPAPPVTFIPDDQEAPPGASRTATGRDGPPPF
- a CDS encoding PPOX class F420-dependent oxidoreductase; protein product: MTQDAARAPSEADWAAIGAAPFVLLGTYRKTGELVSVPVWIAPDGDALVVTSERETGKVKRLRRDPRVLLQPCGRAGKPAPEGPVVMATGRILGAADEHPAAGRALRAKYGWQYGAILGVERFVRRVQRRAGDRVILRIERLSAEEPPER